One segment of Mus caroli chromosome 6, CAROLI_EIJ_v1.1, whole genome shotgun sequence DNA contains the following:
- the LOC110296914 gene encoding olfactory receptor 2F1-like codes for MKRDNATWVSEFILMGLSSDKHIQAGLFVLFGVXYLLTLLGNGLIVLLIALDPRLHLPMYFFLCHLSVVDICYTSSGVPQMLAHFLMEKKTISFAXCGTQXFXALXLGGTEFLLLAAMAYDRYVAVCNPLRYTVVMSPRLCMGLAGVSWFVGVVNSAVETAVTMRLPTCGHNVLNHVACETLALVRLACVDXTLNQVVILASSVVVLLVPCCLVSLSYAYIVTAVLKIRSTQGRRKAFGTCASHLTVVSMSYGMALFTHMEPTSTASAEQDKVVVVFYAVVTPMLNPLVYSLRNKDVKAAFSRVLMKSFESKN; via the coding sequence ATGAAGAGAGACAATGCAACCTGGGTAAGTGAGTTTATCCTCATGGGTCTCTCCAGTGACAAACACATCCAAGCTGGACTCTTTGTCCTCTTTGGGGTCANCTACCTGCTGACTCTGCTGGGCAATGGGCTCATCGTCCTGCTGATTGCACTCGACCCACGACTCCACCTGcccatgtatttcttcctctGTCACCTGTCAGTGGTGGACATCTGCTACACCTCCAGTGGGGTCCCCCAGATGCTGGCACACTTCCTCATGGAGAAAAAGACCATCTCTTTTGCCNTATGTGGNACCCAGCNCTTTTTNGCTCTNNCNCTNGGNGGAACTGAGTTTCTGTTGCTGGctgccatggcctatgaccgctatgtggctgTCTGTAATCCATTACGGTACACAGTGGTGATGAGCCCAAGGCTCTGCATGGGTCTAGCAGGTGTCTCTTGGTTTGTGGGTGTAGTTAATTCTGCTGTGGAGACAGCAGTCACCATGCGCCTTCCCACCTGTGGGCACAATGTGCTCAACCATGTGGCCTGTGAGACACTGGCACTGGTCAGACTGGCCTGTGTGGACATNACCCTCAACCAAGTGGTGATACTGGCTTCTAGTGTGGTGGTGCTGCTGGTACCCTGCtgccttgtctctctgtcttatgCCTACATTGTGACTGCTGTCTTGAAAATCCGCTCTACCCAGGGACGCCGCAAAGCCTTTGGTACTTGTGCCTCCCACCTGACTGTGGTCTCCATGTCTTATGGAATGGCCCTCTTCACACACATGGAGCccacctccacagcctctgctgagCAGGACAAGGTGGTGGTGGTCTTCTATGCTGTGGTCACTCCCATGCTGAATCCTCTCGTCTATAGTCTGAGGAACAAGGATGTGAAAGCTGCCTTCAGTCGAGTTCTGATGAAGAGCTTTGAGTCAAAGAATTAG